Proteins encoded within one genomic window of Mesobacillus subterraneus:
- a CDS encoding aspartate kinase — MGLIVQKFGGTSVGSVERIRNAASRTAEELQNGNNVVVVVSAMGKTTDHLVDMANDISSSPSKREMDMLLTTGEQITIALYSMALKQNGIDAVSYTGWQAGIKTEAVHGNARIVDIDSDRIAHDLESGKVVIVAGFQGVTDEGEITTLGRGGSDTTAVALAAALKADKCDIYTDVTGVFTTDPRYVKSARKLLTVSYDEMLELANLGAGVLHPRAVEFAKNYGLPLEVRSSMEKERGTIIEEENELEQNLIVRGVAFEDQITRVSVLGVSTSLKGLSTIFTTLAHNHINVDIIVQSRTEAGLANISFSIKSNDLPEVLDVLERNKETLNYQAVESETVLAKVSIVGSGMVSNPGVAAKMFEVLEGNGIQVKMVSTSEIKVSTVVDEKQMVNAVESLHEAFELYSGAVKTN, encoded by the coding sequence ATGGGATTGATTGTACAGAAATTCGGAGGAACATCGGTAGGCAGCGTTGAAAGGATCAGGAACGCTGCCAGCAGGACAGCAGAAGAACTGCAGAATGGCAACAATGTCGTCGTGGTCGTATCAGCAATGGGCAAAACGACGGACCATCTTGTTGACATGGCGAATGATATTTCCAGCTCGCCATCAAAGAGAGAGATGGATATGCTTTTGACAACGGGAGAGCAAATTACGATCGCGCTTTATTCCATGGCGTTGAAGCAAAATGGCATTGATGCTGTTTCCTATACCGGCTGGCAAGCAGGAATCAAGACGGAAGCCGTACACGGAAACGCCCGGATTGTCGATATCGACTCAGACAGAATTGCCCATGATTTAGAGAGTGGCAAGGTGGTTATTGTAGCGGGATTCCAGGGTGTGACCGATGAAGGGGAAATCACTACGCTTGGACGCGGCGGATCAGATACAACGGCCGTAGCCCTTGCGGCGGCTTTGAAGGCGGATAAATGCGATATCTATACCGATGTGACTGGCGTGTTCACGACAGACCCTAGATATGTGAAAAGCGCGAGAAAATTGCTGACTGTTTCCTATGATGAAATGCTCGAGTTGGCAAACCTCGGGGCAGGTGTGCTCCATCCGCGTGCAGTGGAATTCGCTAAGAACTATGGGCTACCACTTGAAGTAAGGTCCAGCATGGAAAAAGAAAGAGGTACGATCATCGAGGAGGAGAATGAATTGGAACAGAATTTAATCGTACGCGGTGTAGCGTTTGAAGATCAGATTACGAGAGTATCAGTCCTTGGAGTAAGTACTTCATTAAAAGGACTGTCAACTATATTTACCACACTTGCACATAACCACATAAATGTCGACATCATTGTCCAGAGCCGTACAGAAGCAGGGTTAGCCAATATCTCGTTCTCCATTAAAAGTAACGATCTCCCGGAAGTACTAGACGTATTGGAACGCAATAAAGAAACATTAAACTATCAAGCGGTCGAATCCGAGACCGTCCTGGCAAAGGTGTCGATTGTAGGTTCAGGAATGGTTTCAAACCCGGGTGTAGCTGCCAAAATGTTCGAAGTCCTTGAAGGAAATGGCATCCAGGTAAAGATGGTCAGCACATCTGAAATCAAAGTCTCGACCGTAGTTGATGAAAAACAAATGGTGAACGCAGTAGAATCATTGCATGAAGCATTTGAGCTATATTCAGGAGCGGTTAAGACAAATTAA
- a CDS encoding YslB family protein, translated as MSEITTSEQKTESERLAVPAFGYELIREFLLPELLSKDAPEIMYWDGKRIARKFPLATLEETIRFFEDAGWGILTIKEESRREMVLELGSELISSRLKNNPNCTFQLEAGFIAQQMEQQKNVTAETFEHPNKKSSKILFTVKWDKNDLIDEK; from the coding sequence ATGAGCGAAATAACTACTTCTGAGCAAAAAACCGAGAGCGAGCGACTGGCTGTCCCGGCGTTTGGATACGAATTGATCAGGGAATTCCTTCTGCCGGAATTGCTCAGCAAAGATGCGCCAGAAATTATGTATTGGGACGGAAAACGAATTGCCCGAAAGTTTCCATTAGCAACCCTAGAAGAGACCATCCGCTTTTTCGAGGATGCCGGCTGGGGAATACTTACCATCAAAGAAGAATCCCGAAGAGAAATGGTGCTTGAACTGGGCAGCGAGCTAATTTCCTCTCGACTGAAAAACAATCCAAATTGCACATTCCAGCTAGAAGCAGGCTTCATCGCCCAACAAATGGAACAGCAGAAAAACGTGACAGCCGAAACCTTCGAACATCCAAATAAAAAATCATCAAAAATTCTGTTCACGGTCAAATGGGATAAGAATGATTTGATTGATGAGAAGTAA
- a CDS encoding succinate dehydrogenase cytochrome b558 subunit: MAGRQEFYWRRLHSLLGVIPVGLFLMQHLVVNHFATGGEESFNNAAHFMEQLPFRYFLEIFIIFLPLLFHAIYGLYIAFTAKNNIGQYGFFRNWMFMLQRVSGVITLIFVAWHVWETRIAAAFGADVNFQMMETILSTPFMLWIYLIGVISTTFHFANGLWSFFVSWGITVTPRSQVISTYVTIGVFIALSIVGVRAILAFV, encoded by the coding sequence ATGGCAGGTAGACAAGAGTTTTATTGGCGGAGGCTGCATTCTTTACTGGGTGTTATTCCAGTAGGTCTTTTCCTTATGCAGCACCTTGTAGTCAACCATTTTGCTACAGGGGGAGAAGAATCATTCAATAACGCAGCACATTTTATGGAGCAGTTGCCTTTCAGGTATTTTCTAGAAATTTTCATTATCTTCTTACCATTATTATTCCATGCAATCTACGGTCTTTATATTGCTTTTACAGCTAAAAACAATATAGGCCAATATGGCTTTTTCAGGAACTGGATGTTCATGCTTCAGCGTGTCTCTGGTGTCATCACATTGATTTTCGTAGCATGGCATGTATGGGAAACTCGTATTGCTGCAGCATTTGGTGCAGACGTTAACTTCCAGATGATGGAGACGATTCTATCAACTCCATTTATGCTATGGATCTATTTAATTGGTGTTATTTCTACTACTTTCCACTTTGCGAATGGATTATGGTCATTCTTCGTAAGCTGGGGTATCACTGTAACACCGCGTTCACAAGTAATTTCTACTTATGTTACTATCGGAGTTTTCATTGCGCTTTCGATCGTAGGTGTCCGCGCAATCCTGGCATTCGTTTAA
- the sdhA gene encoding succinate dehydrogenase flavoprotein subunit: MSKGKVIVVGGGLAGLMATIKVAETGTPVELFSLVPVKRSHSVCAQGGINGAVNTKGEGDSPWVHFDDTIYGGDFLANQPPVKAMAEAAPGIIHLLDRMGVMFNRTPEGLLDFRRFGGTQHHRTAFAGATTGQQLLYALDEQVRRHEVAGLVTKYEGWEFLGIVKDEEGVCRGVVAQNLTSMEIKSFAADAVIMATGGPGIIFGKTTNSVINTGSAAAIIYQQGGYYANGEFIQIHPTAIPGDDKLRLMSESARGEGGRVWTYKDGKPWYFLEEKYPAYGNLVPRDIATREIFDVCVSQKLGINGENMVYLDLSHKDPKELDIKLGGIIEIYEKFMGDDPRKVPMKIFPAVHYSMGGLWVDYDQMTNIPGLFAAGEVDYSQHGANRLGANSLLSAIYGGMVAGPNAIRYINGLEKSSDAVSTALFDDAVMMEQEKWDNVMSLDGTENAYVLHKELGEWMTDNVTVVRYNDRLLKTDEKIVELMERYKNININDTAKWSNQGAVFTRQLQNMLQLARVITIGAYNRNESRGAHYKPEFPDRNDEDFMKTTMAKFVDANSAPAFHYEEVDTSLIQPRKRDYSKKKGE; encoded by the coding sequence ATGAGTAAAGGTAAGGTGATCGTAGTCGGCGGTGGTTTGGCTGGCTTAATGGCTACTATAAAAGTTGCAGAAACAGGAACTCCTGTTGAACTGTTTTCTCTTGTGCCGGTAAAACGTTCCCACTCTGTTTGTGCACAGGGCGGAATCAACGGTGCAGTAAATACAAAAGGTGAAGGTGACTCTCCGTGGGTACACTTCGATGATACAATATACGGCGGTGACTTCCTTGCGAATCAGCCTCCTGTAAAAGCAATGGCTGAAGCAGCACCGGGGATCATCCACCTTCTTGACCGTATGGGTGTAATGTTCAACCGTACACCTGAAGGATTGCTTGACTTCCGCCGTTTCGGAGGTACACAGCACCACCGTACAGCATTTGCAGGTGCGACAACTGGACAACAGCTTCTATACGCTTTGGATGAACAGGTACGCCGCCATGAAGTGGCTGGTTTGGTCACAAAGTACGAAGGATGGGAATTCCTCGGAATAGTCAAGGATGAAGAAGGTGTTTGCCGCGGTGTCGTAGCGCAAAACCTTACTTCAATGGAAATCAAGTCCTTTGCTGCTGATGCCGTTATCATGGCAACTGGCGGTCCTGGTATCATTTTTGGTAAAACTACGAACTCAGTTATCAATACGGGTTCAGCTGCTGCGATCATTTATCAGCAGGGAGGATATTACGCTAACGGTGAATTCATCCAAATCCACCCTACTGCAATCCCGGGAGATGACAAACTCCGCCTGATGAGTGAATCTGCCCGCGGTGAAGGCGGAAGAGTTTGGACTTATAAGGATGGCAAGCCATGGTACTTCCTTGAAGAGAAGTACCCTGCATATGGAAACCTTGTTCCTCGTGACATCGCAACACGAGAAATTTTCGATGTGTGCGTAAGCCAAAAGCTTGGCATCAACGGCGAGAACATGGTTTATCTTGATCTTTCACATAAGGATCCTAAAGAGCTTGATATCAAGCTTGGCGGTATCATTGAAATCTATGAGAAATTCATGGGTGATGACCCAAGAAAAGTTCCTATGAAAATCTTCCCTGCAGTTCACTATTCTATGGGTGGACTATGGGTGGACTATGATCAAATGACAAACATTCCTGGATTGTTTGCAGCAGGTGAGGTTGATTACTCACAGCACGGTGCGAACCGTCTTGGAGCCAACTCTTTATTGTCAGCAATCTATGGCGGTATGGTAGCAGGCCCGAATGCGATCCGTTACATTAATGGCCTTGAAAAGAGCTCCGATGCAGTTTCTACGGCTCTATTCGATGATGCTGTAATGATGGAACAGGAAAAGTGGGACAATGTCATGTCACTTGATGGCACTGAAAATGCATATGTTCTTCACAAAGAGCTTGGCGAGTGGATGACTGACAATGTAACGGTTGTACGCTACAATGACAGACTTCTCAAGACAGACGAGAAAATCGTCGAGTTGATGGAGCGCTATAAGAATATCAATATCAACGATACTGCAAAATGGAGCAACCAGGGTGCTGTATTCACACGCCAGCTTCAAAACATGCTTCAGCTTGCACGAGTTATTACAATCGGTGCTTATAATCGTAACGAAAGCCGTGGGGCTCACTATAAACCAGAATTCCCTGATCGTAATGATGAGGATTTCATGAAAACAACGATGGCGAAGTTTGTTGATGCAAACTCTGCTCCAGCATTCCATTATGAAGAAGTAGATACTTCATTAATCCAACCGCGTAAGCGCGATTACTCTAAGAAGAAGGGGGAGTAA
- the sdhB gene encoding succinate dehydrogenase iron-sulfur subunit, translated as MSENKTVTFVISRQDTPDSAPYEETFVLDYRPNMNVISALMEIRRNPVNSKGEATTPISWDMNCLEEVCGACSMVINGRPRQSCSALVDQLEQPIRLEPMRTFPVVRDLQVDRSRMFDSLKRVKAWVPIDGTYDLGPGPRMPEKKRQWAYELSKCMTCGVCLEACPNVNDKSDFIGPQSLSQVRLFNAHPTGALNKGERLETIMGDGGLANCGNSQNCVQSCPKGIPLITSIAALNRDTTLQAFKNFFGSDQV; from the coding sequence ATGTCAGAGAATAAAACTGTTACTTTTGTAATCAGCCGTCAGGATACTCCTGATTCAGCCCCTTATGAGGAAACGTTCGTATTAGATTATCGTCCAAATATGAACGTCATTTCGGCACTGATGGAAATCCGACGTAATCCAGTGAATTCAAAAGGCGAAGCCACTACACCGATTTCATGGGATATGAACTGTCTTGAGGAAGTATGTGGCGCATGTTCCATGGTCATTAACGGACGTCCTCGCCAGTCTTGTTCTGCGCTGGTTGACCAGTTGGAGCAGCCAATCAGGCTCGAGCCGATGAGAACATTCCCGGTTGTCCGCGATTTGCAGGTTGACCGCAGCCGCATGTTCGATTCTTTGAAGCGTGTTAAAGCATGGGTCCCAATCGATGGTACTTACGATCTTGGACCTGGTCCACGTATGCCTGAGAAAAAGCGTCAGTGGGCATATGAACTTTCCAAGTGTATGACTTGCGGTGTCTGCCTGGAGGCTTGCCCTAATGTAAACGACAAATCAGATTTCATCGGGCCGCAGTCATTATCACAGGTTCGTCTCTTCAATGCCCACCCAACAGGTGCTTTGAACAAAGGCGAGCGTCTTGAAACAATCATGGGAGACGGCGGACTTGCAAACTGCGGTAACTCACAGAACTGCGTACAGTCTTGCCCGAAAGGCATTCCATTGATAACTTCAATCGCAGCTTTGAACCGTGATACAACATTGCAGGCATTCAAGAACTTCTTTGGTAGTGATCAAGTTTAA
- a CDS encoding class D sortase yields the protein MKLTKILALGIMVSGVVILGIGLFQLWDIKRQEQVSLEAAKELVKEDKPKAKKEEFKPETGKASGLLVIPKINAELAIVEGTDADDLEKGVGHYKGSFYPEENGQIVLSGHRDTVFRKAGDLELGDHLTMKMPYGDYTYEITGTKIVSADDTSIITLQNSEEELILTTCYPFSYVGDAPDRYIIYAKRTSDDH from the coding sequence ATGAAACTTACAAAGATCTTGGCGCTTGGAATTATGGTTAGTGGTGTAGTTATTCTGGGGATTGGGTTGTTTCAGTTATGGGACATTAAACGGCAGGAGCAGGTTTCACTTGAAGCAGCAAAAGAATTGGTCAAGGAAGATAAACCGAAGGCTAAAAAGGAAGAGTTCAAGCCTGAGACAGGAAAAGCTTCTGGCTTACTCGTGATACCAAAAATTAATGCGGAACTGGCAATAGTGGAAGGAACGGATGCTGACGACCTTGAAAAAGGGGTTGGTCACTATAAGGGTTCGTTCTACCCTGAAGAAAATGGACAAATTGTCCTCTCAGGGCATCGTGATACGGTTTTTCGAAAAGCAGGCGACCTGGAGTTGGGTGATCACCTGACGATGAAAATGCCTTATGGTGATTATACATACGAGATAACAGGCACGAAGATTGTCAGCGCAGATGATACCAGTATCATTACCCTGCAAAATTCCGAAGAGGAACTCATTTTGACAACATGCTATCCATTCAGCTATGTAGGTGATGCCCCCGACCGTTATATTATTTATGCAAAAAGGACATCGGATGATCATTGA